In a genomic window of Muntiacus reevesi chromosome 1, mMunRee1.1, whole genome shotgun sequence:
- the LOC136161268 gene encoding small ribosomal subunit protein uS8-like, whose translation MVCMNVLANTLKSISNAKERGKHQVLTRPCSKIIISFLTVMMKHGYIGQYEIINDHRAGKTVVNLTGRLNKFGVISPRYDVQFKDLEKWQNNLLASYQFGFIVLRTLAGIMDHEEARQKHTGGKILEFFF comes from the coding sequence ATGGTGTGCATGAATGTCCTGGCTAATACTCTCAAGAGTATCAGCAATGCCAAAGAGAGAGGCAAACACCAGGTCCTTACTAGGCCATGCTCCAAAATCATCATCAGCTTTCTAACTGTGATGATGAAGCATGGTTACATTGGCCAATATGAAATCATCAATGATCACAGGGCTGGGAAAACTGTTGTGAACCTCACAGGCAGGCTAAATAAGTTTGGAGTGATCAGTCCCAGATATGATGTGCAATTcaaagatctagaaaaatggcagaatAACCTGCTTGCATCCTATCAGTTTGGTTTCATTGTACTGAGAACTTTAGCTGGCATCAtggaccatgaagaagcaagACAAAAACACACAGGAGGGAAAATCCTTGAATTCTTTTTCTAG